Proteins co-encoded in one Gleimia hominis genomic window:
- the lipB gene encoding lipoyl(octanoyl) transferase LipB: MQELNLLDRGPIPYMEGDRIQREVFEQVAAGERDHTLIVAQFEATYTAGRQTKPEDILNSDLPVVRIDRGGSVTWHGPGQLVIYPIVKLAPPADRIKYIRAVEAAVIEAAQDTWNIPATIIEGKAGAWLRDPDRKICAIGLKVARDTTMHGVAFNIDPDFSNAFTGIIPCGLVGMGVTSLKAEGVSATVDEVRAALVKKLREKLDPLLETISEGAH, from the coding sequence GTGCAGGAGTTAAATCTATTGGATCGCGGGCCCATTCCCTACATGGAAGGGGACCGGATTCAACGTGAAGTTTTTGAACAAGTAGCCGCTGGAGAACGCGACCACACCCTGATCGTCGCCCAGTTTGAGGCCACTTACACCGCGGGGAGGCAGACGAAACCAGAAGATATTCTCAACTCCGACCTGCCGGTGGTGCGGATCGACCGGGGTGGTTCCGTTACGTGGCATGGGCCAGGTCAACTCGTGATCTACCCGATTGTGAAACTCGCGCCGCCCGCGGACCGCATCAAATACATCCGCGCAGTGGAAGCCGCTGTGATTGAGGCAGCGCAAGACACGTGGAACATTCCTGCCACCATCATTGAGGGGAAAGCGGGGGCTTGGCTGCGTGACCCCGACCGGAAAATCTGCGCGATTGGCCTCAAAGTTGCGCGCGACACCACGATGCACGGCGTGGCGTTCAACATTGACCCCGATTTTAGTAACGCGTTCACCGGTATCATTCCCTGCGGCCTGGTTGGCATGGGGGTCACTTCTTTGAAAGCTGAGGGCGTGAGTGCCACAGTGGATGAAGTGCGGGCTGCCCTCGTGAAGAAACTACGAGAAAAACTAGATCCCCTGCTCGAAACGATAAGCGAAGGAGCTCACTGA